In Pogoniulus pusillus isolate bPogPus1 chromosome 2, bPogPus1.pri, whole genome shotgun sequence, the following are encoded in one genomic region:
- the MSTN gene encoding growth/differentiation factor 8 — protein MQKLAIYVYIYLLMLISVDPVALDDGNQPTENAEKDGLCNACMWRQNTKSSRIEAIKIQILSKLRLEQAPNISRDVIKQLLPKAPPLQELIDQYDVQRDDSSDGSLEDDDYHATTETIITMPTESDFLVQMEGKPKCCFFKFSSKIQYNKVVKAQLWIYLRQVQKPTTVFVQILRLIKPMKDGTRYTGIRSLKLDMNPGTGIWQSIDVKTVLQNWLKQPESNLGIEIKAFDENGRDLAVTFPGPGEDGLNPFLEVRVTDTPKRSRRDFGLDCDEHSTESRCCRYPLTVDFEAFGWDWIIAPKRYKANYCSGECEFVFLQKYPHTHLVHQANPRGSAGPCCTPTKMSPINMLYFNGKEQIIYGKIPAMVVDRCGCS, from the exons ATGCAAAAGCTAGCAATCTATGTTTATATTTACCTGCTCATGCTGATTTCGGTTGATCCGGTGGCTCTTGATGACGGCAATCAGCCCACGGAGAATGCTGAGAAAGATGGACTGTGCAACGCTTGTATGTGGAGACAGAATACAAAATCTTCCAGAATAGAAGCCATAAAAATTCAGATCCTCAGCAAACTGCGCCTGGAACAAGCTCCTAACATTAGCAGGGATGTTATTAAACAACTTCTGCCCAAAGCTCCTCCGCTGCAGGAACTGATTGATCAGTATGATGTCCAGAGGGACGACAGTAGCGATGGCTCTTTGGAAGATGATGACTATCATGCCACTACCGAAACGATTATCACAATGCCTACAGAGT CTGATTTTCTTGTACAAATGGAGGGAAAACCAAAATGTTGCTTCTTTAAGTTTAGCTCTAAAATACAATATAACAAAGTAGTAAAGGCACAATTGTGGATATACTTGAGGCAAGTCCAAAAACCTACAACGGTGTTTGTGCAGATCCTGAGACTGATTAAACCCATGAAAGACGGTACAAGATATACCGGAATTCGATCTTTGAAACTCGACATGAACCCAGGCACTGGTATTTGGCAGAGCATTGATGTGAAGACAGTGTTGCAAAATTGGCTCAAACAGCCTGAATCCAATTTAGGCATCGAAATAAAAGCTTTTGATGAGAATGGACGAGACCTTGCTGTAACTTTCCCAGGACCAGGTGAAGATGGATTG AACCCCTTTTTAGAGGTCAGAGTTACAGACACGCCAAAACGGTCCCGCAGAGATTTTGGCCTGGACTGCGATGAGCACTCGACAGAATCGCGATGCTGCCGCTACCCACTGACGGTGGATTTCGAAGCGTTTGGCTGGGACTGGATTATTGCACCTAAGAGATACAAAGCCAATTACTGCTCCGGAGAGTGCGAGTTTGTCTTTTTACAGAAGTACCCCCACACTCACCTCGTCCACCAAGCCAACCCCAGAGGCTCAGCAGGCCCCTGCTGCACGCCCACCAAGATGTCCCCCATAAACATGCTCTACTTCAATGGTAAAGAACAAATCATCTATGGCAAGATCCCAGCCATGGTTGTAGATCGCTGCGGGTGCTCATGA